The sequence CCAAATTTGCCTATTTTGTACCCCGTCCTTCGCAGATCGATCCAACCATCAAAACGGCAACCATTATTCCCAATACGCCGGGTTACCCATCCGAGCATGCCACCTTTGCGTCGGCTGCTACGGCAGTTTTACTTTATGTATTCCCGGAAGAAGCCACTGCGCTGAATGCACAGCTTACTGAAGCAACGTTGTCCGAATTGTATGGTGGCACTTCGTTCCGATTCGATAATGAAGCCGGGGCAAAGCTTGGTGCGGCAGTTGGTGCCATAGCGGTTGAATCGGCCAAGGCCGACGGGTCGAAGTAGGGAAAGAGTTTAAAAATTACGCGCTAAAGCCAGCTTTGTAGTGTTTGACCATCTCAAACACGATAAAGCTGGCTTTAGCGCATTATAAGTGCCGATTTATAGGTCGTTGCATCAGCCAGCCGCAGGTAAAAATAGCCGATACCTGATAAGCCGAGCATAAAATCAGGAATCTGAAAGGCGTTGTATAAGCCGTTCGCCCACAGGCCCGTCTGGTGGTAGCGTTCCTGTCCGAGTTGGCCAATGGTTGTTGCCTGCGTGTGCCAGTCGGGCATGGCCAGAATGTTGGCAGCTTCCAGCAATACATCCGCATTACCAGCCAATCCGTGACATAGCGAAAAATTCATCTGCTGATCCCAGGTGAGCTGTTTTGACGTTGTATGCAGAGCTGTAAGCGCTTCGGTTTTCAGCGCCGGATGCCGGGTGAGTTCATACCCGCGCAACCGCGAGAGGGCAATGCCGGGTGCACCATGACACCAGGCACACGAACAGGTTGGGTCGGCCGATTCTTCAGTAAGATTGTAAGCCGTTGGCTGGCTTTTCATGCGGAAATCGGGCCAGTTCTGCTCCTGCTGATTGAAAAAGGCATTTTCGTACCGCAAGCCCTCAAAGGCAGTATCCTGATAACGAACATCCTGGGTCAGTGCGAACGATTCGAGCAGGGCGTTGACAATGCCTGCAACCCCATGAGCCAGCCCGGTTAGGTTCCGATGGTCGGCACCCATGACGGTATTCCACGACGTGCCTTCTGGCGACCGTTCGGCTTTACTCACCAACTGATCGGCGAGCTGAACGATGAGCGAACGAAGTGCGCGCGACGGCTGGGCACGTTCTAGCTTGATCAGGGCCGGAATGGCACCAGCTGCTCCGTCAATTACATCGATTCCGGCCTGTTGCACATCGAGTTTCGTAATCCTGTCGAGCAGGTGATGTCCCTGAATAGCCAGTTCGTCATCATGTAGCCACTGTCCCGCCTGAATCGTTGAATAGGCAATACCTGTCCAACCGGCAAAGAAACCTAAAGTCGAGTTTGCAGGAATGAACTGGGCTGTTTCCAGGGAATTTTGCAGGGTTCCTATCGCTGTTTTTCGGATAAGGCGATCGCCGGTGGCATTGTAGAGGGCTGCCAGAAAAAACGCTACGCCCGCTGATCCGGAATAAAAATCGGCTTCGAGCGATTTGAAATAAGGCTTGGGATACTCAAAAGCCGGGTCATTGGTCGATGACAAAAAGTTGCAGCGAGAGCCAAACCAAATCGCATCACGGCATAGAGTCCGGCCAATTTGAGCGGCTGTTTCAATAAAACTCGTTTCGAGTGTCGTAGCTGTAGTTGAAACCTGAGGGGCGGTAAGCGTTTCCATGGGCCGGATTTAGTTAGTCGAATGAGTGGGGAAGGTGTAAGGGTACGTTGACTGAGGATTGCGGTAGGGTTGATCAAGCGAAAGACCTAGCTTGTCGAATAGCGACTGCACGGCTTCGTTGTATGTTTCGCCAGATTGCTGTTTTGCTACGGCATTGGCAATTCCCTGCGCAATAAGACCACTTCGGCTTGTCCCGAAACTTTCGCTTGGGTTGGGTGGACTTTCGGCAAAGCCAATGCCCGGTGCGATCAATCGGGTGAAGAGCGGAATGGACGGTTGTAGCCAGGGTTCCAAATCAGGCAGTGCTTCCGTCAATAAATCCAGTACAACATTCACGTATGGTTTTGACAGATAAAGCACAGCCGAGTCGCTGCGACCATATAAATCGGGATGGTTGAGGCATTTAAATTGAAAGGGTATCCGATACGTATTGAGCGTCTGCGTCACCCAGGACACCAGCCGAAGACTGCCTTCCGGTGTCGAGTGAAAATAGAGCCGGGTCTGTAGGGTAATCGAATCCTCGCCGGGCTTTTGGCCGAATACATAATAAAAGCCACTCTGTAAATCCCGAAGTTCGCGGTGCATGAGTAGCCTGACTGTATCCCCAGCCTGTGCCGGTCCGCGCTTCGGGCTGTCGTAAACGAACTCGCCCGCATAGACCATCCGTCGGTCATTGCCTTTCGTGACGTAGGGTATTCCGGCCTGGTCTACCGTTTCGACAGACCAGGCCGTGTCGAACGTTTCAACGCTATGGTTGTTTCTGCTCAATTCGTCCATAAACGAATTGTCGGTCGGCAAACCAGCGAGAGTTGGGGCAGCTGTATCGGCGGCACAGTAAAAATGCTGATAGATCAAACCCGCTAGGGTCACCTGTAGTGTATCCGGTTTATAGCTAGTCTGATAGCCGTCAATTTTAAGCGTTATCTGGCACTGAGCCTGATCAATGTGTAATCCGTTGAGGATCGCATCGAGTTGCTGTTCGTAGTGGGTTTTCATAGCCGTACCGCGTTTGGAATACCCAGCACTGACCAGATCGCTTCGTCAGGTGAGCGTAGCATGTTTAAACTTAATTGAAGCAGACGGGCGCTGTGGAGCGGCATGGCCGAAGCCTGCTGAATCGTTTCATAACAGGTATGAATCAGTTTCAGAGCGCAATACCCAACAATTTTGCTTAGGTTGGTATCCGCTTCTTCGGCAGTCCAGTCCATTAAGCGAATGTAAGTCTGCCAGAACTGACGCATGGATGGTTGCATGGTTTCGAGCGAGAAGCCATAGCTGGCATAGGGGTTTTGTGCCGACTGGCCCTGTAGAGGTTCGTAGTATATCCAGTAGAACAGATAGCTCTGGAAAATAGCCGCAACATCCCAGCAGGGGTCGCCAATATCGGCGGTTTCCCAGTCAATCAGGCGCAGATCGTAACGACCCGTTGACAGAGCATCCTGATTGATCAGGAAATTAGCCGGTTTAATATCGCCGTGGATGAGACTGGTTGCCTGCCACTTCTCCCGAACGGCTGACAGCCGTGTCATATAGTCTTCGTTTTTCGTGATCAGTTGTACCATCTGGCGCTCGGCCTGACTTTGCTGACCCGAATAGGCCGGAAAACCCGATGAACTCCACAAAAACACCACCGGCTCCTGTTTCCTGAACAGTCGAAAACTTGGTGCTTCCTGTACGGATCGGGCAATGGTTTTGTGGAATGAGCCAAGCAGTTCGGCCTGACGTGTGGCTAATTGTAGCGGAAACGACCGCTGTTGTAAATAAAAATCGTTGAGGCTTATGGCCCCCTGTACTGCCTCTGTAATCAGAATGTGGTTTTGTGAATCGAAGGCGAGGTAGGGGGGCAGAAATTTTCGGAGCTGGGCGTATTCTGCTTCATTCTCGGCAAGCCAGTAGCAGGTAGCTTCTGTGCGTAGGGTCTCTATTTTCTCCTGATCCCAGGCTTGTACCTGTTTGACGAATAGTGAGCCTTTATCGGCATCCCGATTGATGAGGTAGTTCGTATTGCGGCTGGATGCCAGATGAGCTGTAAACCGACCATCGAGTATCGATTCGGAAGATAGGTAGCCTTTATCCAGCAGATAGTGGGCGATAGTAAAACCAGTTAGTAGCATAGCCTGAGTGGGAGTTAAGAAACAGCGACTGGCAGCTGTAGCCTTTTGGGTAGCTTTGGAATTGCCAGTCGCTGCCAGTCTAATCAATACATATACGGATTGAAGGTGCCGTAATAACCACCCATCTGCGTCGTGTCCGGCTGACCGCCCATGAATCCGGCACCACCCGGCTGTCCAAATGGTCCGGCGGGGCCGACCGTTGGCTCGGTGGTTGGGAAGGTAGGCGTCTTTGTGATCGGGAACCGATCCCCTGGAATGCAGCAAACGGTTCTGAAGCACGATTTACCGCAGAATGTAATCTGACAGGTTGCAAATCCACACTGGGTAACGAAACAGGTCCGTAATTGACAGATGCTTATTCTCGTCCGGCAAATGATTGGCGTGGAAACGCAAATCTGACAAACAGAAACCCGGGTTAATGGCCCGCACGCAATACCAATCGTTGCCGCCTGGAGCGTTGTGTCGGGCTGTCCGGCAGCCGCAAATCCCTGCATCTGCGTCGTGTCGGGTTGACCGAATGCGCCATACTGCTGCATAATGTCACCTTCCAGAAAGGTACTCCTGGGCCGGTTGGCCAGCTTCGGGTCACCGTGGGTAACAACCGTATCGGAACGGATCCAGATTCGGCTTCCACCCAGCGATGATTCGGTTGCACTTAGTTTAAGGGCATACACGATGGCTTCTTCGGGTACTTCGACGAAGCCATTCAATGAATCGTCGGCGTATACGCGGATATGGCCGCTCTCCGACGATTGGCCAATATAGCCCTGAAGGAGCGTTACCTGGTCGGTATTACGTGGATCAGGGCGCACGGCCCCCACCCAGTCGTCGTATTCGAACTTTGCTTGATCTGCCATGATAAAAAGGGTTTAGAATTAGTCAGTATAATCCGGTTGATTGGATTCGATGTAGGTGCTGGTAATTAAGGAGCCTACAGCATTGCCCCGCTTTTAGGCGAAACAATGCTGTAGGCTACAGGGCGTTAGCTGGCTCTAAGGCTCTTTAAGGGCGTTTTTAGCCTGCTCCCGAATCAGCTTGCGCACGTGTGGGCGGCTGGTTTGTTTGCCCAGGAAGTTCACCATGTCGGTCAGCGTTTCTTTTGCTGCCTCGTCGTTGCCTTCCATCGATTGCGCTTTGGCCAATTTGCGCATAGCCATATTCAGTGAGATGTTATCCAGCCCGATACTCGCCTTCGACCCGACACCTGCTTTCGACTGGTCGACAACGTCCGTTAACAGGGCTGCACTCTCGGTTGGCTTGGCTGATCGAACGGTTAGTTCTTTATCGTCCGTGATCGACTTAAAGCTCCGTTGATCATTCACGCCTTTAGCCAATTTGGCATACATCGTGAGCGGATGCGTTGGGAATTGATCGATTATCTGGTCAAATGCTTCATTTCCAGCCTTGAGGTAGGGAGAATCAGAGCCTAGCAGATAAAAGAGCTGGCCCTGATCATCGCCCAGAAGTAGGTCGGCTACCGAATCGTCGTCGGCCGATAGGGGCGATTTGACCCTGATTTTGATAATGTCGGATACAATCCGTGATCCATCGAGGTGGAAATAAGATGCCCGGATCTGGTAGGTGCCCGGCTGGTCGAAGTAGAATCCGTCTTTGCCGTAGCCGATATAAGCACTGTCGTAGGCCGAAGGGCTTTCTTCGGTAAGCAGTTTTATATCCGGTTCCATCAGGTATTCGGCCAGCGGTTCATAGGTTACCACCTTTCCGCCTGGTTTCACAATACCGATGTGTACGTAGCCGAATTTGGGATGGATACAGGTATTGGCCGATTTGCCTAGGGTGCTGGTGGTGCGTAGACGAATCTCGACGACTACCGGTTCTCCCAGCGCAAAACTTGGTTTCGCTTCCAGTTCGATTTGCAGACCTGTATTGTTCTCAATAGTATCGGCAAACAGATCGCCCGAATCAAGCGCAGCACCTTCTGTAAAAGGATTACCGCCCATGATGACCTTATCGCGGAACGCATGCCGTAAATGAATCAACTCCTGACTGTCGAACCGGAAATCAAAGGAATTCCAGAAAGCAGCTGGTCCTCCGGGAAAATTCCACGGATAATTCATCCAGGATAGAGCCGATGGGCGATTAGGTAGCGCTGGCTGGGCATAACTTTTCTGCCACGAGTGCATCAGGTTGAAGCAGTGGCCGAGTTCATGCACGTTGGTGTACAACTGAAGCCTGAGCTGATCATTGGTGGTGCCACCGATACCCCGGTAGAACGTTGCGCAACCCTGACGCTGCCGCCCCTGCTGATCGAACATGATGCCATACAAACCCGGTCCCAGATCGTGCTGATACGAATGAAACAGCCATACTTTCCACTGCGGAATGTTTTGCCACAGCGCGAAATTTGCCTGCATCGCGTTGTGTAACTCGGCGTCGCTCCAGGTTCCATTGGCGCCAGCACCACTGTTGGCGATCACATTGGTCGTACCCCCAATCTGTATGTCGATGCCTGCTTCCCGGTAGGACGGAATAACGCCCAGGGTTCGGGCTGCCCCGCCCGATGGTAAACCGCCGGTATTGTAGGAGTTGAATGGTGTTACACCAACCAATGAATCCTGTTCCAGCACGACCGTGCGGAAGTAGCGGGATACATAGTTACACTGATAAGCGGCACCCGGAGCGTTGTTTGTTACTGAAAACCAACGCAGTTGTGCGGGTGCCGGTGATTGAAAGATCGTTGTTCGCTGAATCGTAATCTGCAACCGGCGGAAATCCGTTGTCCACGTACACTCGGCAGTACCCGTAAGCGTGGCTTGTGTAGTGGTGAACGTTACACTAACTACATTGACGATAAATGACCCGAAATACGTTTTAGTCGCGCCCGATACCGAGTAGTAATCACCACTCACACGTTGGGTTGGCCCGACGCCATCGACATCGACCCGTAATTCCAGTTCATAGCCGCTCGAAGCAGCACTACGGTAGCTTCCACTCACCCGGTTCTTTACCAGTGGTATCGGTGGAATCGGCAA comes from Spirosoma aureum and encodes:
- a CDS encoding aminoglycoside phosphotransferase family protein; the encoded protein is MLLTGFTIAHYLLDKGYLSSESILDGRFTAHLASSRNTNYLINRDADKGSLFVKQVQAWDQEKIETLRTEATCYWLAENEAEYAQLRKFLPPYLAFDSQNHILITEAVQGAISLNDFYLQQRSFPLQLATRQAELLGSFHKTIARSVQEAPSFRLFRKQEPVVFLWSSSGFPAYSGQQSQAERQMVQLITKNEDYMTRLSAVREKWQATSLIHGDIKPANFLINQDALSTGRYDLRLIDWETADIGDPCWDVAAIFQSYLFYWIYYEPLQGQSAQNPYASYGFSLETMQPSMRQFWQTYIRLMDWTAEEADTNLSKIVGYCALKLIHTCYETIQQASAMPLHSARLLQLSLNMLRSPDEAIWSVLGIPNAVRL
- a CDS encoding T3SS effector HopA1 family protein, with the protein product MKTHYEQQLDAILNGLHIDQAQCQITLKIDGYQTSYKPDTLQVTLAGLIYQHFYCAADTAAPTLAGLPTDNSFMDELSRNNHSVETFDTAWSVETVDQAGIPYVTKGNDRRMVYAGEFVYDSPKRGPAQAGDTVRLLMHRELRDLQSGFYYVFGQKPGEDSITLQTRLYFHSTPEGSLRLVSWVTQTLNTYRIPFQFKCLNHPDLYGRSDSAVLYLSKPYVNVVLDLLTEALPDLEPWLQPSIPLFTRLIAPGIGFAESPPNPSESFGTSRSGLIAQGIANAVAKQQSGETYNEAVQSLFDKLGLSLDQPYRNPQSTYPYTFPTHSTN
- a CDS encoding lanthionine synthetase LanC family protein produces the protein METLTAPQVSTTATTLETSFIETAAQIGRTLCRDAIWFGSRCNFLSSTNDPAFEYPKPYFKSLEADFYSGSAGVAFFLAALYNATGDRLIRKTAIGTLQNSLETAQFIPANSTLGFFAGWTGIAYSTIQAGQWLHDDELAIQGHHLLDRITKLDVQQAGIDVIDGAAGAIPALIKLERAQPSRALRSLIVQLADQLVSKAERSPEGTSWNTVMGADHRNLTGLAHGVAGIVNALLESFALTQDVRYQDTAFEGLRYENAFFNQQEQNWPDFRMKSQPTAYNLTEESADPTCSCAWCHGAPGIALSRLRGYELTRHPALKTEALTALHTTSKQLTWDQQMNFSLCHGLAGNADVLLEAANILAMPDWHTQATTIGQLGQERYHQTGLWANGLYNAFQIPDFMLGLSGIGYFYLRLADATTYKSALIMR